DNA sequence from the Antedon mediterranea chromosome 7, ecAntMedi1.1, whole genome shotgun sequence genome:
TAACCAAGAGCATATCCGGTGGGCCATCACGGACTAATAAGTATGcgtttcaaataaaatattctcCGATATCAATCCCCAGTCTGTATATACACTATGTCTAAGGTTTTGTTAAACATTATTTCTAATTCCCTGTTAACGCACGCCATGTCACATTCTGCTATTGCACGCCTTTTCCGATCTTCTATAgagtctttcacacctgttccgaaACGGTTAcggcaaatcaaatcaaacgtcaatgtttcgttttcacggcGCTCCACGCGGGCGGCTATGAACCAATCTTGCCCGTAGCCCCACTCCACCTCCACAGTGTTATTAGATCTGTACTTTATACTAGGCTTTCTTTGTTATCagtcaaattaattaatttaaaaataaataaatactacctCAAACAAAAGGTGTGCTGCTGcttttttataaacataaataaaaagtatgttttccactaggcgaacaAGAAAGCGTTGGATATTTTGTATGTGTGTTGCTaatataaatttgattttatccCACCTTTAGAAAAATATCTTTTGTATTACGTTATGGTATTACGCTTAGACGTATCCAGGTGCGTATGCAAATCAGAATCAGATATTTCATCACGTGATATCAACATGATTTGGTAGATTGAGACTCGCTTTCATGCAATCAATCAttcaagttgttttttttttatctgttcGTACCACCTATCACTAACGAAATATGAAGCTGTTCCTGTGTGTGTTACTTATTGGTGCCGCTGTGGCAATGCCAAATCATGAATGGGAGAAGTTTAAAAGAACGTTTGGTAAGGATTACATATGGTATTTGAAACGTATACTATTTTAacaacgtaggcctactgtaacgGTGTTATATTTTGAATCGGAATAAAATCTAAATCAATGGCTATCGAATGACTTTAACATAAGGCTTGGTGTATACTAACGTGTTTGTCCTACTATATCTAACGGATAGAGCTGTCCACTGTCGTCGCAAGTTTTAATATTCTtcgtaaaataataattttccgACGATTCTCATAGCCCCATAAATGTTTCTAAAATTAAGAAACCAAAGCACCGTTTAAACGAGTATAATTGAGGTCAACTTTCTTAGTACAGTAGCTCCGAGTTTAAAATTgggatttattattataaaaatatgatttagATATTTTTTCCGAAAACAAATTGCCCACATTGAAAGTTAGCACTACTTTAAAATGAATGCTCGTTTTGTCCACCGCTTTCTGAAATTATTAAAAGGAGTGGTTATAATAGATtttgttgaaaacaatttatataatgttGAGCATTTTACAGGAGCtatcttttaaaaaaagaagcCGATAATTTGATAAACAACGAGCAAAGATTGCTTGTGTGACGTTAACTAATAATAAAGAAACTAGGTATAAACCTTTAATCTGTTTAATGTTTCAGACAAAACTTACACCCCAGGTGAAGAAATATACCGCCAATCTGTATTTGAAGACAACCAGAAGTTCATTCAAAAACACAACGCTGAATTCGCCGAAGGACTTCACACTTATACTGTCGGAATCAACAAATTTGCTGACTTTGTATGTATTGAGGGCGCTACACAAGGTGTACGAATTTGAGGGGCGggcatgtattaattattaaatggcATAGGaatacaacaaaaaaaatacaatttgggtctatttacttaaagatgtattgtaccttgaaacaaaaaaaaaatgaaggtcaaaatattctaaaattaaattggccatatcaaagtaatattaaagttattcactttaagtcgaacatttattttatttattttattttattttatgtctttaggcaatgtggccaaggattaccaatagtgtattaatcactgtcctatcagataggtggtaatctccctgatacaggggctattgtgtgaaccagttcaccggggtaacccccctactctttttcgaataatgaactgggttctttaaagtacacacaggttataactgtgtacactggacctacggtttatagtccttatccgagaagacttgttccaccaccagaactaggagcgagtcggcctcgaacccttgccgatgttgttgttggctctttaggtacggtaaacggcgcccctatatttgagccaaaaacaacaagtttacgtaattaacaggtaaactaatgtgattacatttcgtctgataATTGTCaggagcgaaagtaaacaaagatgagtatgcattatgcatgatgctaattaggattgtttacaactcgtcacggttgagaagttattttcacacagatcacgaggaagttttatgattatgcatacagagtagccaaataagcgcgtttcattatgagatatgttttgatcgaaaactttgcctggaagtcaaagtaattttttgaaccaaaaacgtctgtatttcagttaaatggttttttttttcgactaattttaggtgaaagttaataactattatgatacttcaaaatgacccactttttttcgaaatcttttattttttattttcttaggaattagtcaaagggacaatacatctttaatacatGTTGCCtaatactatatatacattttacctactactactactatttaataatataataatactatatatatatgttacctAATACTACcactatttaataataatataataagttaCCTGCCAAAATGCTTGTTTATATCgtatgtaatgtaattttatttttcatttctttctttttgtagACGAACGCtgaatttgtttcatttttcaaTGGCAATTTAAGATCAAACAAAACTCGGGGATCAACGTATCTGAGACCAAGTAATTTCCAAGCTCCAACTGAAGTTGACTGGAGAAAAGAGGGTTATGTCACGCCTGTAAAAAACCAGGTAAGATCTAAGTTTGTTAAAATGGTAgtaaaagagaaaacaaatataaaatgacaataaaaaattgatttatccgtaaatgtgttcaaaatttaatacatatatttatttttttgttctttcAAAACGTTCCTCTTTCTAGGGACAATGCGATTCTAGCTGGGCATTTTCTGCGGTAAGTTTATAATTGATATTAACAAAgatgtttcatcatcttttcgACAAAAGTATTTAATCATGGCGTCATTGCGATAGAAATTACAATCGATACCATGACAATTTAATGATGAGCTTTAAGGCATaagcttttttttatttatgtttatcgTCAAACTATAATTATAATAGGGGACTATAGGctatagaaaaaaacaaatatttcagtttttatGATGATAATGTATGTGTATTATGATAGAAAAGGAAAGATAACTAAACAAAACATACTGTgtttatatacataaaatacaatatataactATATTAATTAGCGGCCGTTAATAGATGACGGTAGTTATAGTTTTAAGTACAGTTTTACAATTTGTTAGCATTAGTGTaatgtgatatatatatatatatatatatatatatatatatatatatatatatatataatgttcaGTAATGTTGATAGTTTATTAGTAGTatgaaatatttttcaaaataatattaaagaggATACAAACACAGAATGTTACGGAAAAAAAAAGATAGATAGATgtataaacaaggccatatatatgactgcagtcgcgtgctcagtGTTTGCCGACccaccgaccaaccgaccgacagaGTGAACTGTAGAGttaaattaattgaaaacaaatgttTGAATATTTGGTAGTTAACCACGaaagataataaaacaattatttcagACTTTAAAATGATCTTTTTTTATAGATTGGTTCTTTGGAAGGTCAGCATTTCAAGAAATACAACAAACTGATCTCTCTCAGTGAACAGCAACTTCTGGACTGTTCTAATGGCTATGGTAACAATGGTTGTGAAGGAGGATTGATGGACAACGGTTTTAAATACATCAAAGCCAATGGTGGTATAGCATCTGAAGCAAACTATCCATACAATGCAGAGGTATGGAACTACTTCCTAGTTCCTTCtatctatgttttttttatcttttgcggttcaccaccacctttattcattcaatgtttcATTACATAACTTCTAAACACGTTCTaccttttttcattattttctgtttttcttaacatttttttgGTTAACTTTTCTATTTACAATAaccaattttatattaattaaaatacattgtttgGTGTACTACTAACCTGAACACCACACATAGTTgtttatgttaacattttttaagatTGCCTTTCGAAAGACTGACTACTGAAAGccctgtctacgctatcaaacttatgtgacaatgtaatgttcccatatatgggcattatgatgtcataatcactaccatatttgagcatatcactactttATTTGAGCACATCATACTTATTTTGTCAAAACAGTtggatagtttagacagagcttaaatacCGAATATACTTCCTACATTCTGtgtataaaaaaatgatttttcgCTAGCACACTCATCGGTGTATAAAGCTTCACTGTCAAAAACCTTGTAGTTGTTTTTGCATCTTGAATCTCCTtccaatattgatttaatagCGTTTCATACTACAAGTATGAAACGCTATATTAAATCAGTTAATGAATTCAAACTATACCGCGCGTTGACGCAATGATTCCTCAAAGTAATACTATCTATTACAAACCAAAGCATCGTATAATTTAgataatttatatttagaatgataTGTGCAAGTTTGATGCTAGCATGGTTGCTGCTACTGTCAATGGTTACATCGACGTTATGTCCTACAGCGAAGACTTACTGAATGCTGTGGCCGCTGTCGGACCAATTTCGGCATCGATGGATGCAACTCATGCCTCATTCATGCTTTATCATACagatattattgttttgttttcgttttttttttcgaatgTTTATGCGATATCATTGTTAATGACgaaaatgtaaaatatgtaaCTCATATATCAAGAAGTTTAGATAAACTTAACACGAGCATTTTTATTCAATCCCATCACATTGTTACCTTGGTTACGTTACGCGGTGGTCATTTTGTTTTCTAATGCCTATTTTCATTTCGTTAACGTTGTTAACATTTCATCTTTAAAAAAGTGGCACATTCAAGCGAAATCGGACATAAATCGCATGTTTAGTTTGTAGAAACAGccaaaaacaataaaaggctgacaattacattatatttatttgttgtcaTTTCCtgttattttactttaaaagcATTTTTATCACAACAATGATTGTAACGGCCAAAACGTTAGACTGTAGTATGGTATCAAGATATTTTATCAGCATTTTGAATCTCGGATTAATAGTTTCagtatttgtaaattttttttttcaattttgaatTTGGAATATACTATTGTATCTTTTATTAGGAGTCTACCGTGAAAGAAGTTGCAATAGCGCCGTTTCTGGTCTGGATCATGCAGTCTTGGTTGTTGGCTACGGTGAAGATAGCGACACCAGTGACCCCTATTGGTTGGTCAAGAATAGGTGAGCAGCAAAATACATAAGTCTACACAGAATCCGATCCGAATCGGTACGGAGACACCCGAAGGCCACTATCTCGATGGGAACTATACAGTACACAGTATAATAAAACAGCTGAGACACTGCAGTATCACCGTACCTATAGTAGAAGACCCACCACGAATTCAGTGACGATAAAGGGGGTGCAATTTCTATGAACTAAAGCATAACCATTTGACTTAAAAACATTTGGTACAATTCTTCATAGTTTAAAGAAATACAtgtgaacattttattttagctGGGGTACTGCATGGGGAATGGAAGGTTACTTCAAGATTACCCGCAAAGATAACATGTGTGGTATTGCTACTCTGGCCAGCTACCCATTGGTTTAACTTTAGGTGAGTTAACAGTGAAGTTATGAAGATcagataataataaacattttttatgatGACGAAATCAACATGTGCCATAGCTTGCAATATTCCAatccaataataatttatattatgtttataactattttacaataaaatccACCAATAAATGGTAACTACGGGATTGGGAGCTTTATTTGTCTTTTTGATAATAATTGGTTGATATTAGTACATGCTAACGATTTATCATTAAAAccgtaaattttctttttcttttagaCCGTCTAAATTATTATCAACAACGCTGCTTACGTTTGTTTATAACACACGAGACTTCATAATCATTATACgcagaatgaaataaaatgttggaTATCAAGTACATTTCAAACTTGTAAACGTGTGCGTTCAATAACACTAGACTGTATTGTACATAATGAAACTGTGTATTTATGGAATAATAAGGGCCTACAGCGATACAGAATAGCATTATCATCGATAAACTCGATTGACCTATATTATAATCATCGTTTATTCATCAAGTAAACTATACTATTGATAGGCCTACCGTTAAACACAGTTGCTATTGTTATTTGTCTATCACAATATAAGACAACCTATATTTGTGTTCATGCCATTACAAATACTGGTAATAAGTTCAGATTATTCTTATGTTGCTAAAACAGTTGTTGATTGTGcgtttcatattatttaatgttaaaatatatttaaatgttgtcttCTTTTCAGTAAACAAAACTTTGTAATtgtgtaaaattaattttacagtaatgtaaacaattgatattgaaataaatgaaagacaCAACTTTTGTTTCTGAGTCATTCAACTTGTGACTAAGTAGTATGCGTGttctaaataggcctataatttatgCTAAATTTTTGACCATCAAATTGATTCGAATAACCATGGCAGAGTACAGGCATTAATACATTCCCTATGATTGTTTCATACCTAGAAAGGATATTATCTTTAACTTCTAGGTATAAAACAGTGACGACATTTCTGTCTTCAAAAAAGTACCTAACCATGATTAAATCTTAAATCTATTTAAATCATATGAGTTTAGGTTTTTGCTTTAGTGAAcacatttatttcatacaatacACTTTGATGACGTGCGTATAATAATACCGcacattatatttcatttgcTGACTCATCTATTCTTGTAAGATTGTTTACGCGACGTTGTTTTCAATACCGAAACTCACGTGCCTGAAACCAATTCttttatattgttataaaaGGCCTACCTGTACTGTACTTGTCATTCAGGTTGTGTCTTTTGATCTGTTACCACGTCCAATAACAAATTATGAAGCTGTTCCTGTGCGTGTTACTGATTGGTGCCGCTGTGGCAATGCCAAATATGGAATGGGAGAAGTTCAAAAAACAATATGGtaagaattaaattaaataatagtaTGTACTCGCCAAAAACTTTAAAATGCCTATCATGACGTGATTGCAAAGTTTTTAAGattaacacatttctatttcgAGAACGGAGAGGGCGTGTTTCGTCCTCTTGGACCATAACTAGCCTCGTAATGCGTGTCAAGTGAGCGAGGGCcaatttaaatcaaaatgtatCAGAAGTCACTACAATTGAAATGTAAATACCTCGATTTCTACTTGAAAAATACACGGAAATCTCCATGTGTATTATCGTAACAGGGAAGCCTACTAATGATTATGCTTTATCACTTCATGAACGACAGAAGCAAAATCTATTGTCACATTGTGTTAACGCTTAACCGTGACAATTTATTGAAACTTTGTCACTGAAGAACCTGAATATAATTGGTACACACTTCCTTACATGGTattagttttaatttatattctatttcaagcaaacatttaaattgttatttgcAATTGAAATGTCCATTGTGATCCTACAAAAAATTCATATTGGCTGCATtccaaaataattatacatttgttAGTCGCATTTGACAACTGTGCTTCGTATTCAGAACACAAAGCGTTGTTATTATTGTTGGAATTTTGAGACCTTTCAACCAGCAACAAAACGTGCAATAAAGCAGAAAAAATGTTGTTCGTTTCACTTTCATTGTACGCCTACGTCACTAAGTGTATGAAAAGCATTAGATGCCAAAACAAACATCGTACTTTCAGACAGAACAACACACTTTCAGACTTAACAAGGTGCTTTTTCGTTCGCACAGCGTACTTTCCCACA
Encoded proteins:
- the LOC140054996 gene encoding procathepsin L-like, which encodes MKLFLCVLLIGAAVAMPNHEWEKFKRTFDKTYTPGEEIYRQSVFEDNQKFIQKHNAEFAEGLHTYTVGINKFADFTNAEFVSFFNGNLRSNKTRGSTYLRPSNFQAPTEVDWRKEGYVTPVKNQGQCDSSWAFSAIGSLEGQHFKKYNKLISLSEQQLLDCSNGYGNNGCEGGLMDNGFKYIKANGGIASEANYPYNAENDMCKFDASMVAATVNGYIDVMSYSEDLLNAVAAVGPISASMDATHASFMLYHTDIIVLFSFFFSNVYAISLLMTKIIFITTMIVTAKTLDCRVYRERSCNSAVSGLDHAVLVVGYGEDSDTSDPYWLVKNSWGTAWGMEGYFKITRKDNMCGIATLASYPLV